CTTTTTCATACATAGCGATAAGGTTTTTTGCTTGCTCTTTTTGTGCCTCTTCCTTTGTAAATACAGGCAGATTAGCTGCTTCCAAAAGAGATTGGGCAAAATGTCGTGGATTATCTAATTCATCATAAATGGTAAGAATTAGATCGATTTCAGGCATATAGTGTATGCAGGAGCTCACTGTCTTTATAAATTCATGGTGGTCGATATCTTCTGCGAGAATACGCTGTCCTTGGCAGATTTCTTTCTCATTCATTTTTAATTCTTTAGCTAAATCGGC
This Vibrio aphrogenes DNA region includes the following protein-coding sequences:
- a CDS encoding helix-turn-helix domain-containing protein — its product is MENVNMSIGEVLKERRIELSIKQEDLAERMGVTVQTVSKWERGITEPKASQVADLAKELKMNEKEICQGQRILAEDIDHHEFIKTVSSCIHYMPEIDLILTIYDELDNPRHFAQSLLEAANLPVFTKEEAQKEQAKNLIAMYEKGTLKFDDEAEKEQCLSLWNSIINK